A stretch of Glandiceps talaboti chromosome 18, keGlaTala1.1, whole genome shotgun sequence DNA encodes these proteins:
- the LOC144448890 gene encoding uncharacterized protein LOC144448890, with protein MANSLVWWTIFVLSSISCINGQNNSTDATEELVSVKLTVFDEINKPYERLGSYVTEVPSGSNAYDVMVKIEEENPGEFSFLATEFPGLGYYITAINGISENVDERLFWGFYIFNRFSDVGVSSYYPEDGDHIIWKYMTYLSVNVTIINQLDKDKVLGSYKLDYVNRGTSLYQVLLKLEDMTDHEFNFVTSTYARLGHYVEAIYDIWADMEKKLFWGIYNNDKFLDKGVDCFFPEHGDNIKFQFMAYAEGGDTVEDDSNDSNDAESGAFRWTSTFTGFQYCLYFIILVFSTLSSREMVFY; from the exons ATGGCAAACTCTCTAGTTTGGTGGACGATTTTCGTACTGTCATCAATATCATGTATCAACG GTCAAAATAATTCAACTGATGCAACAGAAGAACTTGTATCCGTCAAACTGACCGTCTTTGATGAGATCAACAAACCGTACGAACGTCTTGGTTCGTACGTTACTGAAGTGCCGAGTGGTTCTAATGCCTACGATGTCATGGTGAAAATAGAAGAGGAAAACCCAGGCGAATTTAG TTTTCTTGCAACAGAATTTCCTGGACTGGGATATTACATCACCGCCATCAACGGTATATCGGAAAATGTCGATGAAAGGCTGTTTTGGGGTTTCTATATATTTAACCGATTTTCAGACGTCG GTGTCAGCTCATATTATCCCGAAGACGGTGATCACATCATATGGAAGTATATGACTT attTGTCtgtaaatgttacaataatcAACCAACTTGATAAGGACAAGGTGTTGGGTTCGTACAAGTTGGATTACGTGAATCGCGGAACTAGTCTCTACCAAGTTTTACTCAAATTGGAGGATATGACGGACCACGAGTTCAA TTTTGTTACAAGTACCTATGCCAGACTTGGTCACTATGTCGAAGCCATTTATGACATCTGGGCTGACATGGAAAAGAAACTTTTCTGGGGAATATACAACAACGACAAGTTTTTAGACAAGG GAGTCGATTGTTTTTTCCCTGAACACGGCGACAACATCAAATTTCAGTTCATGGCGTATGCAGAGGGAGGCGACACGGTTGAGGATGACAGTAATGACAGTAATGATGCCGAGTCCGGTGCTTTCAGGTGGACCAGTACATTTACAGGCTTTCAATACTGcttgtatttcattattttggtaTTCTCAACCTTATCCAGTCGTGAAATGGTCTTTTACTAA
- the LOC144448948 gene encoding uncharacterized protein LOC144448948, translating into MGEPKKRGKGEECIDESSGRPSHRRGNMKPSRNGGTSKDEKGWKDLSIGVIIIVVPIVVAISMYLLATLGISDCKPLAVPASGSLSSADVKSGSTVFVNCNNGFTAVGGVLSTTCYAGIWDSSLSDCVADCTPLTSPISGSLSSTDVTSDSNITLTCNNGFTAVDGVTSTTCNAGTWSATLSDCVADCTPLTSPISGSLSSTDVTSGSTITLTCNNGFTAVDGVTSTTCNAGKWSATLSGCVADCTPLSPISGSLSSTDVTSGSTITLTCNNGFTAVDGVTSTTCNAGKWSTTLSDCIAVVTSEDTPVRNTSEGSRSHHSKKTGYGVETTSSDTVQRKSILIINDEWGTSKGGISALHREIAIQAKDAGYNVFVTALGATEEDMKDATQNGITILIADILENVPPNLDALNLYHSILHFPCLELESSFDVIIGHVPITSVGALSIQKNRFPSAEVFLFIHVIPQDTDFHRSSYNIGTIEDKVDRITDRASVANSVFSVGPKIFRNFQMEFHGMDVNHKQYIPRPSQVFFEMDVLPFKENDPYHILTVGRISNVENLKGYDIAAAALGEVAYTFHDTYQSNVVWRIRGIPPEKQADSLAFIRKHRTSKYLQVWPMEYGSQKKIANDMRKTRLFLMPSRSEPFGMVGLEAIAAGVPVLVTANSGLAEFLNSHFDKHTASSMIVNDVGLNDVKLDEDIGIWSKRIRDVLLYKYSDTFKTAQFVKKRLKEMSEEDTSFREALAQVSNKKKKKKKKKKGQRPSCEN; encoded by the exons ATGGGGGAACCTAAAAAACGAGGAAAAGGTGAAGAATGTATAGACGAGTCATCAG GTCGTCCTTCACACCGCCGTGGCAACATGAAACCTTCAAGAAATGGGGGAACTTCTAAAGATGAGAAGG GTTGGAAAGATTTGAGCATCGGAGTCATTATCATTGTAGTACCTATAGTAGTGGCCATTTCGATGTATCTTTTAGCAACGCTTGGAATTTCAG ATTGTAAGCCACTGGCTGTCCCAGCTTCTGGATCATTGTCAAGTGCGGATGTCAAAAGTGGTTCAACagtatttgtaaattgtaataatgGTTTTACTGCAGTAGGTGGTGTTCTTTCAACAACATGTTATGCTGGAATATGGGATTCAAGTCTGTCAGACTGTGTTGCTG ATTGTACACCTCTGACGTCACCAATTTCTGGATCATTGTCAAGCACAGATGTCACAAGTGATTCAAATATAACTTTAACCTGTAATAATGGTTTTACTGCAGTAGATGGTGTTACTTCAACGACTTGCAATGCCGGAACATGGAGTGCAACTCTATCAGACTGTGTTGCAG ATTGTACACCTCTGACGTCACCAATTTCTGGATCATTGTCAAGCACAGATGTCACAAGTGGTTCAACTATAACTTTAACCTGTAATAATGGTTTTACTGCAGTAGATGGTGTTACTTCAACGACTTGCAATGCCGGAAAATGGAGTGCAACTCTATCAGGCTGTGTTGCAG ATTGTACACCGCTGTCACCAATTTCTGGATCATTGTCAAGTACAGATGTCACAAGTGGTTCAACTATAACTTTAACCTGTAATAATGGTTTTACTGCAGTAGATGGTGTTACTTCAAcgacttgcaatgctggaaaaTGGAGCACAACTCTATCAGACTGTATTGCTG TGGTCACTTCTGAAGATACCCCTGTAAGGAATACCAGTGAAGGGTCAAGATCACACCATAGTAAGAAAACAGGATATGGTGTCGAAACTACTAGCTCTGACACTGTACAAAG GAAGAGCATTTTGATCATAAATGATGAATGGGGGACGTCTAAGGGAGGGATATCTGCTTTACACCGCGAGATAGCGATTCAAGCCAAAGATGCTGGCTATAATGTTTTTGTGACAGCACTAGGAGCCACTGAAGAGGATATGAAAGATGCTACACAGAATGGAATTACTATTCTCATAGCCGATATACTGGAAAACGTACCGCCAAACCTTGACGCACTTAATTTGTATCATAGCATATTACACTTCCCATGTTTAGAATTGGAGTCCAGTTTTGATGTTATCATTGGCCATGTCCCAATTACATCAGTAGGGGCTCTGAGTATCCAAAAAAATCGTTTCCCAAGTGCTGAGGTATTTCTCTTTATCCATGTCATACCACAGGATACCGACTTTCACAGATCTTCCTACAATATAGGAACGATTGAAGACAAAGTGGATAGAATAACAGATCGTGCGTCAGTTGCAAACAGCGTGTTTTCAGTTGGCCCAAAAATCTTCAGAAATTTTCAGATGGAGTTCCACGGGATGGATGTGAACCACAAACAGTATATCCCACGACCAAGCCAAGTTTTTTTCGAAATGGATGTTCTTCCATTCAAAGAAAATGATCCATATCACATATTAACAGTTGGTCGCATATCGAATGTAGAAAATCTGAAAGGTTATGATATTGCAGCAGCAGCACTCGGAGAAGTTGCCTACACGTTCCACGATACCTATCAATCCAATGTTGTATGGCGGATTCGTGGAATTCCTCCAGAAAAACAGGCAGACAGCTTAGCATTTATTCGAAAGCATCGAACATCCAAATATTTGCAGGTTTGGCCAATGGAGTATGGTTCACAAAAGAAGATAGCTAATGACATGAGAAAGACTCGATTATTTTTGATGCCATCTCGTTCCGAACCGTTCGGTATGGTTGGCCTTGAGGCCATAGCTGCAGGTGTTCCCGTACTGGTCACGGCAAATTCAGGGCTGGCCGAATTCCTGAATAGCCACTTTGACAAACACACGGCAAGTTCAATGATTGTTAATGATGTTGGCTTGAATGACGTTAAGCTCGACGAAGATATTGGAATTTGGTCAAAGCGAATTCGTGACGTCTTGTTATATAAATACAGCGACACTTTTAAAACTGCCCAGTTTGTCAAAAAGAGGTTGAAAGAGATGTCAGAAGAAGATACGTCTTTCAGGGAAGCGCTTGCACAagtttcaaacaaaaaaaaaaaaaaaaaaaaaaaaaaaaaaggacaaCGCCCATCCTGTGAAAATTGA